A window of Natrinema versiforme contains these coding sequences:
- a CDS encoding aldo/keto reductase, translating into MEYTTLGSTGMKVSRICLGCMSFGTGREWMLEPEESEELIERAIDLGINFFDTANVYSTGESEEILGDALAGYDRDSQVVATKVFGEMDPDNPNASGLSRKAIEQELEASLDRLGMDTIDLYQTHRWDYNTPIEETLRALDDAVRRGQVRYIGTSSMWAHQLAEAVHTSDALSLERFATMQNHYNVLYREEEREMLPLCENEDIGVIPWSPLARGVATRPHEEIESTTRGQTDQYLEQMSYLQGGGEAINERIQELADEKGVSMGQISLAWLLHKDWVDAPIVGTTSVEHLEDAVEALEIDLSDSEMEYIEEPYEPLPVAGHE; encoded by the coding sequence ATGGAGTACACCACGCTCGGGTCGACGGGCATGAAAGTCAGCCGGATTTGTCTGGGCTGTATGAGCTTCGGGACCGGCCGGGAGTGGATGCTCGAGCCCGAGGAAAGCGAGGAACTCATCGAGCGCGCGATCGACCTCGGAATCAACTTCTTCGATACGGCTAACGTCTACTCGACGGGCGAGTCCGAGGAGATTCTCGGCGACGCTCTCGCGGGCTATGACCGCGACTCGCAGGTCGTCGCGACGAAGGTCTTCGGCGAGATGGACCCCGACAACCCGAACGCGAGCGGACTCTCCCGTAAAGCGATCGAACAGGAACTCGAGGCGAGTCTCGATCGGCTGGGCATGGACACGATCGACCTCTACCAGACTCATCGCTGGGACTACAACACGCCGATCGAGGAGACGTTGCGCGCCCTCGACGACGCGGTCCGCCGCGGGCAGGTGCGGTACATCGGCACCTCCTCGATGTGGGCCCACCAGTTGGCCGAGGCCGTACACACCAGCGACGCGCTCTCCCTCGAGCGGTTCGCGACGATGCAGAACCACTACAACGTCCTCTACCGCGAGGAGGAACGCGAGATGTTACCCCTGTGCGAGAACGAAGACATCGGCGTCATCCCGTGGTCGCCGCTGGCCCGCGGCGTCGCGACCCGCCCCCACGAGGAGATCGAGTCGACGACGCGGGGGCAAACCGACCAGTACCTCGAGCAGATGTCGTATCTCCAGGGCGGCGGCGAAGCGATCAACGAGCGGATACAGGAACTCGCCGACGAGAAGGGCGTCTCGATGGGCCAGATTTCCCTCGCGTGGCTGCTCCACAAGGACTGGGTCGACGCCCCCATCGTCGGCACGACAAGCGTCGAACATCTCGAGGACGCTGTCGAGGCGCTCGAGATCGACCTCTCCGACTCGGAGATGGAGTACATAGAGGAGCCCTACGAGCCGCTGCCGGTAGCGGGCCACGAGTGA
- a CDS encoding DUF309 domain-containing protein, with protein MRDRLRAGVAIFNDGHYHAAHDAWEDRWLDLESGSDDERLLHGLIQYSGAVFHARERNWEGAVGLAESAGEYLAALPADYRDLRLEPVRSFLARLAADPELVERRGPVRLEHEGTVPTLADLEFEPTAIAAVVLAEEFGYDEQPVDRARTYAQRDLEAGADDSKFITLLFDFVREDEHRGIIFQRLSDHVGRRRAREEDVKGLF; from the coding sequence ATGCGCGATCGGCTTCGGGCGGGCGTCGCCATCTTCAACGACGGCCACTATCACGCCGCCCACGACGCTTGGGAGGACCGCTGGCTCGACCTCGAGTCCGGCAGCGACGACGAGCGCCTGCTCCACGGACTCATCCAGTACAGCGGTGCGGTGTTCCACGCCCGCGAGCGCAACTGGGAGGGGGCCGTCGGACTCGCCGAGAGTGCCGGCGAGTATCTCGCGGCGCTGCCCGCCGACTACCGCGACCTCCGACTCGAGCCCGTGCGGTCGTTTCTCGCCCGGCTCGCGGCCGATCCCGAACTCGTCGAGCGCCGGGGGCCGGTCCGCCTCGAACACGAGGGGACCGTCCCGACGCTGGCGGATCTCGAGTTCGAACCGACGGCGATCGCGGCGGTCGTCCTCGCCGAGGAGTTCGGGTACGACGAGCAGCCGGTCGATCGGGCTCGCACGTACGCCCAGCGGGACCTCGAGGCCGGCGCGGACGACAGCAAGTTCATCACGCTGTTGTTCGATTTCGTCCGCGAGGACGAGCACCGCGGGATCATCTTCCAGCGACTCTCCGACCACGTCGGCAGACGCCGGGCCCGCGAGGAAGACGTAAAGGGACTGTTCTAA
- a CDS encoding aminopeptidase, whose amino-acid sequence MDECVREHADVLVDWSARVEAGDDVVLSVGPDAHELAVAVAEKLGERGANLLATYGSGEITRAYLRAHDGDFDENPAHELALVENADVYLSLGGGRNTSATADVPGDRRRAYNSARSEIRETRLGTRWVSTIHPTRSLAQQANMAYEEYQDFAYDAILRDWESLAEEMAQLKELLDAGSEVRLVSRDTDLTMQIEDRTAVNSAASVAYDSHNLPSGEVFTAPDATEGEVTFDVPMTLRGESVRNVRLEFEDGEVVDYGADQGADVIGEILETDTGARRLGELGIGMNRGIDRYTDNILFDEKMGDTVHLALGRTYDACLPDGESGNESDVHVDLITDVGDDSRLEIDGEVVQRDGTFRFEDDEI is encoded by the coding sequence ATGGACGAATGCGTACGTGAACACGCCGACGTGCTGGTCGACTGGAGCGCTCGCGTCGAGGCGGGCGACGACGTCGTGCTCTCGGTGGGGCCGGACGCTCACGAGCTGGCGGTCGCCGTCGCCGAGAAACTCGGCGAACGGGGCGCGAACCTGCTCGCGACCTACGGCTCGGGCGAGATCACGCGGGCCTATCTCAGGGCCCACGACGGCGACTTCGACGAGAACCCGGCCCACGAACTCGCGCTGGTCGAGAACGCCGACGTCTACCTCTCGCTCGGCGGCGGGCGGAACACGAGCGCGACGGCCGACGTGCCCGGCGACCGGCGGCGGGCCTACAATAGCGCTCGAAGCGAGATCCGCGAAACTCGGCTGGGGACCCGCTGGGTGTCGACGATCCACCCGACGCGGTCGCTCGCACAGCAGGCCAACATGGCCTACGAGGAGTACCAAGACTTCGCCTACGACGCCATCCTGCGGGACTGGGAGTCGTTGGCCGAGGAGATGGCGCAGTTGAAAGAGCTACTCGATGCCGGCTCCGAAGTGCGACTCGTCTCGAGGGACACCGACCTCACGATGCAGATCGAGGACCGGACGGCAGTCAACAGCGCCGCGTCGGTCGCCTACGACTCGCACAACCTGCCGAGCGGCGAAGTCTTCACCGCGCCCGACGCGACCGAGGGCGAGGTGACATTCGACGTACCGATGACACTTCGGGGCGAGTCCGTCCGGAACGTCCGCCTCGAGTTCGAGGACGGCGAGGTCGTCGACTACGGCGCGGATCAGGGCGCGGACGTGATCGGTGAGATCCTCGAGACGGATACGGGCGCGCGTCGACTTGGCGAACTCGGGATCGGCATGAACCGCGGTATCGACCGCTACACGGACAACATCCTCTTCGACGAGAAGATGGGCGATACCGTCCATCTGGCGCTCGGCCGGACCTACGACGCCTGCCTGCCCGACGGAGAGTCGGGCAACGAGTCGGACGTCCACGTCGATCTGATCACCGACGTCGGCGATGACTCCAGACTCGAGATCGACGGTGAGGTCGTCCAGCGCGACGGAACATTCCGATTCGAGGACGACGAGATCTGA
- a CDS encoding queuosine precursor transporter → MSQTQSANVPTIAQVALIGVFVTALVTAQLTASKVLAFELPFALPITGAELALPGAALAYALTFLASDCYTELYGRRAAQIVVNVGFVLNFVVLALVWSTIAAPAAPNSVDPAAFETALGASTNVVLGSLLAYIVSQNWDVLVFHRIRSYTGSEKLWLRNIASTASSQAIDTVIFVSVAFAIAPAVLGVGAVLPTHIILSLMVGQYVLKLAIALLDTPVVYAIVSFVRSREGLAADDTHAA, encoded by the coding sequence ATGAGTCAGACACAGAGCGCCAATGTGCCGACGATCGCGCAGGTCGCGCTGATCGGCGTCTTCGTGACGGCGCTCGTGACCGCACAGTTGACCGCGTCGAAGGTACTCGCCTTTGAACTGCCGTTCGCGCTTCCGATTACGGGCGCGGAACTCGCCTTACCGGGCGCGGCGCTCGCGTACGCACTGACGTTCCTCGCGAGTGACTGCTATACGGAGCTGTACGGCCGGCGTGCGGCCCAGATCGTCGTCAACGTCGGGTTCGTTCTAAACTTCGTCGTCCTCGCGTTGGTCTGGTCGACGATCGCCGCGCCGGCCGCACCGAACAGCGTCGATCCCGCGGCGTTCGAGACGGCCCTCGGCGCATCGACGAACGTCGTCCTCGGGAGCCTATTGGCGTACATCGTCAGCCAGAACTGGGACGTGCTCGTCTTCCACCGCATTCGATCGTACACCGGTTCCGAGAAGCTCTGGCTCCGGAATATCGCGTCGACGGCGAGTAGTCAGGCGATCGACACCGTCATCTTCGTCTCGGTCGCGTTCGCCATCGCGCCCGCCGTCCTCGGCGTCGGTGCCGTGCTCCCGACGCATATTATTCTCTCACTGATGGTTGGCCAGTACGTGCTGAAACTCGCGATCGCCCTCTTGGACACACCGGTCGTCTACGCGATCGTCTCGTTCGTGCGCTCGCGCGAGGGGCTCGCCGCAGACGACACCCACGCCGCCTGA
- a CDS encoding cold-shock protein has translation MAKGNVDFFNDTGGYGFIETDDADDDVFFHMEDVGGPDLEEGTEIEFDIEQAPKGPRATNVTRL, from the coding sequence ATGGCGAAAGGAAACGTTGATTTCTTCAACGACACAGGCGGCTACGGTTTCATTGAGACGGACGACGCAGACGATGACGTTTTCTTCCACATGGAAGACGTTGGCGGTCCGGACCTCGAAGAAGGCACAGAGATCGAATTCGATATCGAACAGGCCCCCAAGGGCCCCCGCGCCACCAACGTCACCCGCCTGTAA
- a CDS encoding PadR family transcriptional regulator: protein MDDLTGFQRDLLYVIAGADQPSGQDVKDEVETYYNSEINHGRLYPNLDTLVNKDLVEKGQLDRRTNYYEISDRGQQTIEERREWEQQYIED, encoded by the coding sequence ATGGACGATCTGACAGGGTTTCAACGCGACCTTCTGTACGTGATCGCAGGAGCCGATCAACCGTCGGGCCAGGACGTAAAAGACGAAGTCGAGACATATTACAATAGTGAGATCAATCATGGGCGATTGTATCCCAATCTCGACACGCTCGTCAACAAGGACCTCGTCGAGAAAGGGCAGCTCGACCGGCGAACCAATTACTACGAGATCAGCGACCGCGGCCAGCAGACCATCGAAGAGCGCCGCGAGTGGGAACAACAGTACATCGAGGACTAG
- a CDS encoding RNase J family beta-CASP ribonuclease: MEIEIATIGGYEEVGRQMTAVRAGDDIVIFDMGLNLSKVLIHDNIRTEGMHSLDLIDMGAIPDDRIMSDLEGDVKAIVPTHGHLDHIGAISKLAHRYDAPIVATPFTLELVKGELEEEGKFNTDNDLVEMEAGETMSIGDSGVVDLEFVNVTHSIVQAINPVLHTPEGAVVYGLDKRMDHTPVIGDPIDMERFREIGREGEGVLCYIEDCTNANKKGRTPSENVAREHLRDVLYSMEDYDGGIVATTFSSHIARVKSLIEFARDIDRTPILLGRSMETYSGTAKQIGIDFPSDVEMVGYRQSIEQTFERIMNEGKENFLPVVTGHQGEPRATLTRMGRGETPYELEDGDKVVFSARVIPEPTNEGQRYQAEKLLRMQGARIYDDIHVSGHLCQEGHYEMLDALQPEHIVPAHQNMSGFSGYVDLASNQGYKLGRDLHVTSNGNIIELV; the protein is encoded by the coding sequence ATGGAAATAGAAATTGCGACAATTGGCGGTTACGAGGAAGTCGGCCGACAGATGACGGCTGTCCGCGCCGGTGACGACATCGTGATCTTCGACATGGGTCTGAACCTGTCGAAGGTACTCATTCACGACAATATCCGAACCGAAGGGATGCACAGTCTCGATCTGATCGACATGGGTGCCATCCCCGACGACCGGATCATGAGCGACCTCGAGGGAGACGTCAAAGCGATCGTCCCCACCCACGGCCACCTCGACCACATCGGTGCGATCAGCAAACTCGCACACCGATACGACGCACCCATCGTCGCGACGCCGTTCACGCTCGAGCTGGTCAAAGGCGAACTCGAGGAGGAAGGGAAGTTCAACACCGACAACGACCTCGTCGAAATGGAGGCCGGCGAAACCATGTCGATCGGCGACAGCGGCGTCGTCGATCTCGAATTCGTCAACGTCACCCACTCGATCGTCCAGGCGATCAACCCGGTCCTCCACACGCCCGAAGGCGCAGTCGTCTACGGACTGGACAAGCGGATGGACCACACGCCCGTCATCGGCGATCCGATCGATATGGAACGATTCCGCGAGATCGGTCGCGAGGGCGAGGGTGTCCTCTGTTACATCGAGGACTGTACCAACGCGAACAAGAAGGGCCGCACACCTTCCGAGAACGTCGCCCGGGAACATCTCCGCGACGTCCTCTACAGCATGGAAGACTACGACGGCGGCATCGTCGCGACCACCTTCTCGAGCCACATCGCCCGCGTGAAATCGCTAATCGAATTCGCTCGAGACATCGATCGGACGCCGATCCTCCTCGGTCGCTCGATGGAGACCTACTCCGGAACCGCGAAACAGATCGGGATCGACTTCCCGTCCGATGTCGAGATGGTCGGCTACCGCCAGTCCATCGAGCAGACGTTCGAGCGCATTATGAACGAAGGGAAGGAGAACTTCCTCCCCGTCGTCACCGGCCATCAGGGCGAACCGCGCGCGACGCTCACTCGAATGGGCCGCGGCGAGACTCCATACGAACTGGAAGACGGTGACAAGGTCGTCTTCTCCGCCCGCGTCATTCCGGAGCCGACCAACGAAGGCCAGCGCTACCAAGCCGAAAAGCTCCTCCGCATGCAAGGCGCGCGTATCTACGACGATATCCACGTCTCCGGTCACCTCTGTCAGGAAGGTCACTACGAGATGCTCGATGCGCTGCAACCTGAGCACATCGTTCCTGCCCACCAGAACATGAGCGGGTTCTCGGGCTACGTCGATCTGGCCTCCAACCAGGGCTACAAACTCGGGCGCGACCTCCACGTCACCTCGAACGGGAACATCATCGAGCTCGTCTAA